One genomic window of Candidatus Nitrospira inopinata includes the following:
- the cas2 gene encoding CRISPR-associated endonuclease Cas2, with the protein MNVLITYDVSTETAAGRKRLRKVALTCLDFGQRVQKSVFECSVSEIQYEEVVRRLLNIIDEKKDSLRVYRLIEPKEKYVKVYGVNTSVDFEEPLVL; encoded by the coding sequence ATGAATGTGCTCATCACCTATGATGTTTCAACGGAGACAGCGGCGGGACGCAAGCGACTACGCAAAGTCGCGTTGACGTGTCTGGATTTCGGGCAACGGGTCCAGAAATCGGTGTTCGAATGTTCGGTCAGCGAAATACAGTACGAGGAGGTGGTGCGGCGGTTGTTGAACATCATTGACGAGAAAAAGGACAGTCTGCGGGTCTATCGTTTGATTGAGCCGAAGGAGAAATATGTGAAGGTCTATGGAGTGAACACGTCGGTCGATTTCGAGGAGCCGTTGGTTCTGTGA